The following are encoded in a window of Spea bombifrons isolate aSpeBom1 chromosome 2, aSpeBom1.2.pri, whole genome shotgun sequence genomic DNA:
- the LOC128473718 gene encoding ester hydrolase C11orf54 homolog gives MTETEHRSLHVPSLEEICEVFKSGLQKNYAEVSVSVVDCPDLTQRPYCFPVKGLRGKSRITDVGSGRNVNNKRLDKVYNINTVANEINLPGAYFLGAGAASRKSLGMNAEMIFSVQAKTANTPSVNRSYIATVNPSDGSCDIDRYRDKSCDDDFMFLSNLYACEGKPGKVIEVNVKRRTGQDNFVSCMRKSLTDHYGEKAVGIGGTFIIQEGKAKIHLMPREFPTYPIIRSDDADRWLKFYEMNAPLICQSVFVSHDPGLDLRLEHTHCFSYHQEGGHYYTDTTPETVQYLGYFHPAELLYRIDRPPVGPVTGEQS, from the exons TCTTTAAAAGTGGATTACAGAAGAATTATGCAGAAGTCAGTGTCTCAGTTGTGGATTGTCCTGACCTTACACAGAGACCTTATTGCTTTCCAGTGAAAG gacTGAGAGGAAAGTCTAGAATAACAGATGTAGGAAGTGGACGAAATGTAAACAATAAACGTCTAGATAAG GTTTATAACATCAACACAGTGGCAAATGAGATCAATCTTCCTGGTGCTTACTTCTTAGGTGCTGGAGCAGCTTCACGCAAGAGTTTGGGAATGAATGCTGAG ATGATCTTCTCTGTGCAAGCCAAGACTGCCAACACACCATCTGTAAACAGAAGTTACATTGCTACGGTGAATCCATCAGATGGTAGCTGTGATATAGACAGATACAGGGACAAAAGCTGTGATGATGACTTCATGTTCCTCTCCAACCTGTATGCTTGTGAGGGAAAACCAGGAAAG gTTATTGAGGTTAATGTGAAGAGAagaacaggacaggacaacttTGTAAGCTGTATGAGAAAATCTCTGACAGACCATTATGGAGAAAAAGCTGTGGGGATAGGAGGGACATTTATCATACAGGAGGGAAAAGCAAAAATCCATCTCATG CCCAGAGAATTCCCTACCTATCCAATAATCAGAAGTGATGACGCGGACCGCTGGCTGAAGTTCTATGAAATGAATGCACCTCTGATTTGCCAATCAGTATTTGTGTCTCATGATCCC GGGCTTGACTTGCGCCTGGAGCACACCCACTGCTTCAGTTACCACCAGGAAGGAGGCCACTACTACACTGATACAACTCCAGAAACAGTACAGTACCTTGGATACTTCCATCCCGCAGAACTTCTCTATCGCATTGACAGACCACCTGTTGGTCCTGTGACTGGAGAACAATCATGA